In the Leifsonia sp. 466MF genome, one interval contains:
- a CDS encoding aminotransferase class III-fold pyridoxal phosphate-dependent enzyme, which yields MEDMTREFSVPQSRHLVTELPGPRSVELQQRRVAAVSRGAGTLANIYMESGSGAILVDVDGNRLIDLGCGIGVTTIGHAHPAVAAAAAEQAAKLTHTLFTVTPYENYVAVAEKLAENTPGDFEKHSILVNSGAEAVENAVKIARKYTGRRAIATLDHAFHGRTNLTMAMTYRPWPERAGMGPFPGEIYSLPISYPFRDPEGMTGEEAAERTIDYIRTHIGATELAALFVEPIQGDGGIIIPAPGYFARLAEFCAENGIVFVADEIQAGIGRTGTWYSIEHHGVVPDLVTSAKGIAGGFPLAAVTGRAEIMDAVQPGGIGGTFGGNPVSTAAALAVFQAFEDEDLLGEARRVEKALWARIGDWAERFPVVGEVRGKGAMFGIELVVPGTKKPNPEALTSVLGHATRNGVIPLDAGSWDSVLRLLPSVVISEELIDDAATVLEEALGRLG from the coding sequence ATGGAGGACATGACCCGCGAATTCTCCGTGCCCCAGTCCCGCCATCTCGTCACCGAGCTGCCCGGCCCCCGCTCGGTCGAACTGCAGCAGCGCCGGGTCGCCGCGGTGAGCCGCGGCGCGGGCACCCTCGCCAACATCTACATGGAGTCCGGGTCCGGTGCGATCCTCGTGGACGTCGACGGCAACCGGCTCATCGACCTCGGTTGCGGTATCGGTGTGACCACGATCGGCCACGCGCATCCCGCTGTCGCCGCTGCCGCCGCGGAGCAGGCCGCGAAGCTGACTCACACGCTGTTCACCGTGACGCCGTACGAGAACTATGTCGCCGTCGCCGAGAAGCTGGCCGAGAACACTCCCGGAGACTTCGAGAAGCACAGCATCCTCGTCAACTCGGGCGCGGAGGCGGTCGAGAACGCCGTGAAGATCGCCCGCAAGTACACCGGCCGTCGCGCCATCGCGACCCTCGACCACGCCTTCCACGGCCGCACCAACCTCACCATGGCGATGACGTATCGCCCCTGGCCGGAGCGTGCGGGAATGGGGCCGTTCCCCGGCGAGATCTACAGCCTCCCGATCAGCTACCCGTTCCGCGACCCCGAGGGGATGACGGGCGAGGAGGCTGCGGAGCGCACGATCGACTACATCCGCACCCACATCGGTGCGACTGAGCTGGCCGCCCTGTTCGTGGAGCCCATCCAGGGCGACGGCGGCATCATCATCCCGGCGCCGGGTTACTTCGCGCGCCTGGCCGAGTTCTGCGCCGAGAACGGCATCGTCTTCGTCGCGGACGAGATCCAGGCCGGCATCGGCCGCACCGGAACGTGGTACTCGATCGAGCACCACGGCGTCGTGCCCGACCTGGTCACCAGCGCCAAGGGCATCGCGGGCGGCTTCCCGCTGGCAGCCGTCACCGGCCGCGCCGAGATCATGGATGCGGTCCAGCCCGGCGGCATCGGCGGCACCTTCGGCGGCAACCCGGTGTCGACCGCCGCGGCCCTCGCTGTCTTCCAGGCGTTCGAGGACGAGGACCTCCTCGGCGAGGCGCGCCGCGTCGAGAAGGCGCTGTGGGCGCGGATCGGCGACTGGGCCGAGCGCTTCCCCGTCGTCGGCGAGGTGCGCGGCAAGGGTGCGATGTTCGGCATCGAGCTCGTCGTGCCCGGAACGAAGAAGCCCAACCCGGAGGCCCTCACCTCGGTGCTCGGCCACGCGACCCGCAACGGCGTGATCCCGCTCGACGCCGGCAGTTGGGACAGCGTGCTCCGTCTGCTTCCGTCGGTCGTCATCAGCGAGGAGCTCATCGACGACGCCGCGACCGTGCTCGAGGAGGCGCTCGGCCGCCTCGGCTGA
- a CDS encoding FKBP-type peptidyl-prolyl cis-trans isomerase encodes MRTSLKALTATATAALLVSGLAACSSGSPAPSSTPAANACQNLKSGDTSKSVKVTGDYRATPKVSIPSPLKATDMERTVVITGKGAEAKGGSSVDIALAAYNGTTGKELTAAQGFDGTAPATIQVNDTAYVPGLVRAVECLHVGSRVVLTSPAKAAFGNTDLSKLSLTDKDSVVFVADVVDIPPTRADGKPVAPTAGFPTVKLNAKTGEPNITIPKADPPTETKIAVLKQGDGETVQPGDTVTLQYKGVLWKNGKMFDSSWSRGTPASFPTTGVVAGFQKALEGQKVGSQVIAIVPPADGYGAKGSGEITATDTMVFVIDILQTSR; translated from the coding sequence GTGCGTACCTCTCTCAAGGCCCTGACCGCCACCGCCACGGCCGCTCTGCTCGTCTCCGGGCTCGCCGCCTGCAGCTCCGGCTCGCCGGCGCCGTCGTCGACCCCCGCGGCGAACGCCTGCCAGAACCTGAAGTCCGGCGACACGTCGAAGTCGGTGAAGGTGACCGGTGACTACCGTGCGACGCCGAAGGTCAGCATCCCGTCGCCGCTCAAGGCGACCGACATGGAGCGCACCGTCGTGATCACCGGCAAGGGAGCCGAGGCGAAGGGCGGGTCGAGCGTGGACATCGCGCTGGCCGCCTACAACGGCACCACCGGCAAGGAGCTCACGGCCGCGCAGGGCTTCGACGGCACGGCGCCGGCGACCATCCAGGTCAACGACACGGCGTACGTCCCCGGCCTCGTCCGCGCTGTCGAGTGCCTGCACGTCGGATCGCGCGTCGTGCTGACCTCGCCCGCGAAGGCGGCCTTCGGCAACACGGACCTCTCCAAGCTCAGCCTCACCGACAAGGACAGCGTGGTGTTTGTCGCCGACGTCGTCGACATCCCGCCGACGCGCGCCGACGGCAAGCCCGTCGCCCCGACGGCCGGTTTCCCGACGGTGAAGCTCAACGCCAAGACGGGCGAGCCGAACATCACCATCCCGAAGGCCGACCCGCCCACCGAGACGAAGATCGCCGTGCTCAAGCAGGGCGACGGCGAGACGGTGCAGCCGGGCGACACCGTCACCCTGCAGTACAAGGGCGTCCTCTGGAAGAACGGCAAGATGTTCGACTCCAGCTGGAGCCGCGGCACCCCCGCCTCCTTCCCGACGACCGGCGTCGTCGCGGGCTTCCAGAAGGCGCTCGAAGGCCAGAAGGTCGGCTCGCAGGTCATCGCGATCGTCCCGCCGGCCGACGGCTACGGCGCTAAGGGATCGGGCGAGATCACGGCGACGGACACCATGGTGTTCGTCATCGACATCCTGCAGACCTCCCGCTAG
- a CDS encoding lysophospholipid acyltransferase family protein yields MSIDEPDDGAAEVKRPGALYFLGRVLMAPLLKLVYRPRVIGKRNVPKQGPVILASNHLSFIDSVVIPMTAPRRVQFLAKSSYFEGTGLKGRVSRAFFTAIGAVGVKRGAGAAAQEALDQSRKIIDTGAAFALYPEGTRSLDGRLYRGRTGIGWLALTTGAVVVPVGLIGTDQMQPVGARFPKPHRITVTFGTPIDVSHFGPAESGRARRQATDAIMAAIHELTGQELANAYNEAPPANTVERVKRALRPERL; encoded by the coding sequence GTGAGCATCGACGAGCCCGACGATGGTGCCGCCGAGGTGAAGAGGCCCGGCGCACTGTACTTCCTCGGCCGCGTCCTGATGGCGCCGCTGCTGAAGCTGGTCTACCGGCCGCGCGTGATCGGCAAGCGCAACGTCCCCAAGCAGGGACCGGTGATCCTCGCCAGCAACCACCTCTCGTTCATCGACTCGGTCGTCATCCCGATGACGGCTCCGCGTCGCGTGCAGTTCTTGGCGAAGTCCAGCTACTTCGAGGGCACCGGGTTGAAGGGACGGGTCTCCCGCGCCTTCTTCACCGCGATCGGCGCCGTCGGCGTGAAGCGCGGCGCCGGTGCGGCCGCTCAGGAGGCGCTCGACCAGTCCCGCAAGATCATCGACACGGGTGCGGCGTTCGCGCTCTACCCCGAAGGCACCCGGTCGCTCGACGGCCGGCTGTACCGCGGCCGCACCGGGATCGGCTGGCTGGCCTTGACCACGGGCGCCGTCGTCGTCCCGGTCGGGCTGATCGGCACCGACCAGATGCAGCCGGTGGGAGCGCGCTTCCCGAAGCCGCACCGCATCACGGTCACCTTCGGCACGCCCATCGATGTGTCGCACTTCGGTCCGGCGGAGTCCGGGCGGGCACGACGTCAGGCGACGGATGCGATCATGGCGGCCATCCACGAGCTGACCGGGCAGGAGCTCGCCAACGCCTACAACGAGGCGCCGCCCGCGAACACGGTCGAGCGGGTCAAGCGGGCGCTGCGGCCCGAGCGGCTGTAG
- a CDS encoding CGNR zinc finger domain-containing protein, protein MRTNAPELGADLLVDFLNTLDVEDDVDQLADDEGHRRWASEHGLEPGDRATTQQARDALRAIVDGDASPAGLPALTLPVDAAPGAVGLSPRTAADAAVASALVLSIQGKLGRVRLCGGEDCRWAFYDASRNGSRQWCSMEVCGNRQKARTYRSKERDGA, encoded by the coding sequence ATGCGTACGAATGCTCCCGAGCTCGGAGCCGACCTGCTGGTCGACTTCCTCAACACGCTCGACGTGGAGGACGACGTCGACCAGCTGGCCGACGACGAGGGCCACCGCCGCTGGGCGTCCGAGCACGGCCTCGAGCCGGGGGACCGCGCGACCACCCAGCAGGCTCGGGATGCGCTCCGCGCGATCGTCGACGGCGACGCGTCCCCGGCGGGACTTCCGGCTCTCACGCTCCCCGTCGACGCCGCACCGGGTGCGGTCGGACTGAGCCCCCGCACCGCGGCGGACGCGGCCGTCGCCAGCGCGCTGGTCCTCAGCATCCAGGGCAAGCTCGGCCGTGTGAGGCTCTGCGGGGGAGAGGACTGCCGCTGGGCGTTCTACGACGCGTCCAGGAACGGCTCCCGGCAGTGGTGCAGCATGGAGGTGTGCGGCAACCGCCAGAAGGCGCGCACGTATCGCTCGAAGGAACGCGACGGCGCCTGA
- a CDS encoding OsmC family protein: MKLEHAYAIDLQWTGNRGTGTSGYKDYGRDHVVSAEGKLPIEGSADRVFFGDRDRWNPEELLLSALAQCHMLSYLAEAAGAGVVVVGYTDAATGTMEQTGNGGGHFTEVTLHPRVTIADPAQADLAASLHRPASEKCFIAASVNFPVHHVPETLTLA; this comes from the coding sequence ATGAAGCTCGAGCACGCGTACGCGATCGACCTGCAGTGGACCGGCAACCGCGGGACGGGCACCAGCGGCTACAAAGACTACGGGCGCGACCATGTCGTGAGCGCCGAGGGCAAGCTCCCCATCGAGGGGTCGGCGGATCGCGTGTTCTTCGGCGACCGCGACCGCTGGAACCCGGAGGAGCTGCTGCTCTCCGCCCTCGCGCAGTGCCACATGCTGAGCTACCTCGCCGAAGCGGCGGGCGCCGGTGTCGTCGTCGTGGGCTACACCGACGCCGCGACCGGGACCATGGAGCAGACGGGCAACGGCGGCGGCCACTTCACCGAGGTGACGCTGCACCCGCGCGTGACGATCGCCGATCCCGCTCAGGCGGACCTCGCGGCGTCTCTGCACCGTCCTGCCTCCGAGAAGTGCTTCATCGCCGCGAGCGTGAACTTCCCCGTTCACCACGTCCCCGAAACCCTCACCCTCGCCTAG
- the gabT gene encoding 4-aminobutyrate--2-oxoglutarate transaminase, with amino-acid sequence MTDTVSTPAPVFSVPQERRIVTAVPGPKSQELHQRRLAVVPTGVSSALPVYIARANGAILVDVDGNQFVDFGAGIGVTTVGHTETAVVEAAAGQLQDVIHTLFTITPYEEYVRVAELLAEHTPGDHAKKTVLVNSGAEAVENGVKIARKFTGRRAVAVLDHAYHGRTNLTMAMNYKAMPYATGFGPFAGDVYHAPNSYPYRDGLSGAEAAARTIAYLEKVVGASDLACLVAEPIQGEGGFIVPAEGYLSALQDWCTANGVVFIADEIQSGMARTGAFYASEHFGVVPDLVLSAKGIAGGLPLAAVTGRAEIMDSAQPGGLGGTFGGNPVAAAAAVAVFETIERNDLLAEARRIESALKPALEKLQQKYDIIGDVRGIGAMIAVELVKPGTAQTTKEPNPEAVNAIIQAAAQQGILFLNAGTWGNVLRFLPSLAVSDELIADAVSVIDDAIAAL; translated from the coding sequence ATGACTGACACCGTGAGCACCCCCGCGCCCGTCTTCTCCGTTCCACAAGAACGTCGCATCGTCACGGCCGTACCCGGCCCCAAATCGCAGGAGCTGCACCAGCGACGCCTGGCCGTCGTACCGACCGGCGTCTCCTCGGCGCTGCCCGTGTACATCGCGCGCGCCAACGGCGCCATCCTGGTCGACGTGGACGGCAACCAGTTCGTCGACTTCGGCGCCGGCATCGGGGTCACCACCGTGGGCCACACCGAGACCGCGGTCGTGGAGGCCGCGGCGGGCCAGCTGCAGGACGTCATCCACACGCTCTTCACCATCACGCCGTACGAGGAGTACGTGCGCGTCGCCGAACTCCTCGCCGAGCACACCCCCGGCGACCACGCGAAGAAGACCGTGCTGGTCAACTCGGGCGCCGAGGCTGTCGAGAACGGCGTGAAGATCGCGCGCAAGTTCACCGGCCGCCGGGCCGTCGCTGTGCTGGACCACGCCTACCACGGCCGCACCAACCTCACGATGGCCATGAACTACAAGGCCATGCCGTACGCGACCGGCTTCGGCCCGTTCGCCGGCGACGTCTATCACGCGCCGAACTCGTACCCGTACCGCGACGGTCTCAGCGGCGCCGAGGCGGCCGCGCGGACGATCGCGTACCTCGAGAAGGTCGTCGGCGCCTCCGACCTGGCCTGCCTCGTCGCCGAGCCGATCCAGGGCGAGGGCGGCTTCATCGTCCCGGCCGAGGGCTACCTCTCGGCCCTGCAGGACTGGTGCACGGCCAACGGCGTCGTCTTCATCGCCGATGAGATTCAGAGCGGGATGGCGCGCACCGGAGCCTTCTACGCCAGCGAGCACTTCGGCGTCGTCCCTGACCTGGTCCTCAGCGCGAAGGGCATCGCCGGCGGTCTGCCGCTCGCCGCCGTCACCGGCCGCGCCGAGATCATGGACTCCGCCCAGCCGGGCGGACTCGGCGGAACGTTCGGCGGCAACCCCGTCGCCGCGGCCGCCGCCGTCGCCGTCTTCGAGACGATCGAGCGCAACGACCTCCTCGCCGAGGCCCGCCGCATCGAGAGCGCGCTCAAGCCGGCGCTCGAGAAGCTGCAGCAGAAGTACGACATCATCGGCGACGTCCGCGGCATCGGCGCGATGATCGCCGTGGAGCTCGTCAAGCCCGGCACCGCGCAGACGACCAAGGAGCCCAACCCCGAGGCCGTCAACGCGATCATCCAGGCGGCGGCGCAGCAGGGCATCTTGTTCCTCAACGCCGGGACCTGGGGCAACGTCCTCCGCTTCCTGCCCAGCCTGGCCGTCTCCGACGAGCTCATCGCCGACGCCGTGTCGGTGATCGACGACGCCATCGCCGCACTGTGA
- a CDS encoding asparaginase, giving the protein MSAEPHAGASPAVFSTAESVELAIVERSRFVESRHAGSAVVLGPDGDIVRTLGAPDKPVFPRSSMKPFQAVAVMGAGVPLEGASAVLATASHAGTPAHLSVVRKLLAQAQLTEDALRCPADWPLDTAARDELVRAGEHKHPLYMNCSGKHAAMLLACRVNGWPTESYLDPQHPMQQHIRDTVERFTGEKVVATGIDGCGAPVHAMSLLSLARGIQRIATASEGSPFALFRNAALLKNAVLADGWAIDGPGRANTVVIDELGVFAKGGAEGVMVMAAPDGTTVTLKVLDGSLRAASIVALRLLADAGALSHDDVDRVAPKLDLAVLGRGEPVGAIRPSYA; this is encoded by the coding sequence GTGAGCGCCGAGCCGCACGCAGGAGCGTCACCCGCGGTCTTCAGCACCGCTGAGTCCGTCGAGCTCGCCATCGTCGAGCGCAGCAGGTTCGTCGAGTCGCGGCACGCCGGTTCGGCGGTCGTGCTCGGGCCTGACGGTGACATCGTCCGCACCCTCGGCGCTCCCGACAAGCCGGTCTTCCCGCGCTCGAGCATGAAGCCGTTCCAGGCGGTCGCCGTCATGGGCGCGGGTGTTCCGCTGGAGGGTGCGAGCGCCGTGCTCGCCACCGCCAGCCACGCGGGCACCCCGGCGCACCTGTCCGTGGTGCGCAAGCTGCTCGCGCAGGCGCAGCTCACCGAGGACGCGCTCCGCTGCCCCGCCGACTGGCCGCTCGACACGGCCGCCCGCGATGAGCTGGTCCGCGCCGGGGAGCACAAGCATCCGCTGTACATGAACTGCTCCGGCAAGCATGCCGCGATGCTGCTCGCCTGCCGGGTGAACGGCTGGCCGACCGAGAGCTACCTCGATCCGCAGCATCCCATGCAGCAGCACATCCGCGACACGGTCGAGCGGTTCACCGGCGAGAAGGTCGTCGCGACCGGGATCGATGGATGCGGCGCGCCCGTGCACGCCATGTCGCTGCTGTCGCTCGCTCGCGGCATCCAGCGCATTGCGACCGCGTCGGAGGGCTCCCCGTTCGCCCTGTTCCGGAACGCGGCGCTGCTGAAGAACGCGGTGCTCGCCGACGGCTGGGCGATCGACGGACCGGGGCGGGCGAACACCGTCGTCATCGACGAGCTCGGCGTCTTCGCGAAGGGCGGGGCGGAGGGCGTGATGGTCATGGCCGCGCCCGACGGCACGACCGTGACGCTGAAGGTGCTCGACGGCAGCCTGCGGGCCGCATCCATCGTCGCCCTGCGTCTGCTCGCCGACGCCGGCGCGCTCTCGCACGACGACGTCGACCGCGTCGCACCGAAGCTCGACCTCGCCGTCCTCGGCCGCGGCGAGCCCGTCGGCGCCATCCGCCCCTCCTACGCCTGA
- a CDS encoding ABC transporter permease, whose translation MTTMATPTDTSTPPSATKGRRRYKGIGLGVYAFLALAFLLIPIIYTFVFSFNDAIKNNIAWRGFTLRNWTNVCDAAGICDAFMASIIIGIISTVVATVLGTMIAIALMRYRFRFRSQTSLLLFLPMASPEVVLGAGLAAQFLSLGVNKGFMTIIIAHVMFCISFVVVTVKARVASLDPALEEAGRDLYGSPNAVFWRITFPLLLPGIASAALLSFSLSFDDFIITNFNAGAVTTFPMYIYIAASRGIPAQANVIASAVFILTILVVLISQLTAAARAKRLARQ comes from the coding sequence GTGACCACGATGGCGACACCCACCGACACGAGCACCCCGCCCAGTGCCACCAAGGGCCGGCGGCGGTACAAGGGGATCGGGCTCGGCGTCTACGCGTTCCTCGCGCTCGCCTTCCTGCTCATCCCGATCATCTACACGTTCGTGTTCTCGTTCAACGACGCGATCAAGAACAACATCGCGTGGCGCGGATTCACCCTGCGCAACTGGACGAACGTGTGCGACGCGGCCGGGATCTGCGACGCGTTCATGGCGAGCATCATCATCGGCATCATCTCGACCGTGGTCGCGACGGTGCTCGGCACGATGATCGCGATCGCCCTGATGCGCTACCGGTTCCGTTTCCGGTCGCAGACCAGCCTCCTGCTGTTCCTCCCGATGGCGAGCCCGGAGGTCGTGCTCGGTGCCGGACTCGCGGCGCAGTTCCTCAGCCTCGGGGTCAACAAGGGCTTCATGACGATCATCATCGCGCACGTGATGTTCTGCATCAGCTTCGTCGTGGTGACGGTGAAGGCGCGCGTCGCGTCGCTCGATCCGGCCCTGGAGGAGGCGGGGCGCGACCTGTACGGGTCGCCGAACGCCGTGTTCTGGCGGATCACGTTCCCGCTGCTTCTCCCGGGCATCGCGTCGGCGGCGCTGCTGTCGTTCTCGCTCAGCTTCGACGACTTCATCATCACGAACTTCAACGCCGGTGCGGTGACCACGTTCCCGATGTACATCTACATCGCGGCTTCTCGTGGCATCCCGGCCCAGGCGAACGTGATCGCGAGCGCCGTCTTCATCCTGACGATCCTCGTGGTGCTGATCTCGCAGCTGACCGCCGCCGCCCGAGCCAAGCGCCTGGCCCGCCAATAA
- a CDS encoding ABC transporter permease, whose product MALAAFTGAPPTQDQEPAVRRKSGIALVLLLPGVLYLVLFFLTPLISLIITSFQAPVVDGDIGQYQTAFQWSNYTDSLAEYWPQVLRSFVYALIATAAALLISYPLAYFIGVKMRGRPVLQNLLMTLVIAPFFISFLLRTLAWKAILSDDGWIASSLKAVSILPPDAHITGTPFSVIFGLTYNFIPFMCLPLYSTLERLDIRLLEAGQDLYASPWTTFRKVTVPLSMPGIVSGTLLTFIPAAGDYINASQDFLGAADTSMIGNVIESNFLVLQNYPTAAAMSVVLMAVILVIVGVYVRRSGTEELL is encoded by the coding sequence ATGGCCCTCGCCGCATTCACGGGGGCGCCGCCGACACAGGACCAGGAGCCCGCGGTCCGCCGCAAGAGCGGCATCGCGCTCGTCCTGCTCCTCCCCGGCGTCCTCTACCTCGTCCTGTTCTTCCTGACCCCGCTGATCTCGCTGATCATCACGTCGTTCCAGGCGCCGGTGGTCGACGGCGACATCGGGCAGTACCAGACGGCGTTCCAGTGGAGCAATTACACCGACTCGCTCGCCGAGTACTGGCCGCAGGTACTGCGCTCGTTCGTCTACGCGCTGATCGCGACCGCGGCCGCACTGCTCATCAGCTACCCGCTGGCGTACTTCATCGGGGTGAAGATGCGCGGACGTCCCGTGCTGCAGAACCTGCTGATGACCCTCGTCATCGCGCCGTTCTTCATCAGCTTCCTGCTGCGGACGCTCGCCTGGAAGGCCATCCTCAGCGATGACGGCTGGATCGCCAGCTCGCTCAAAGCGGTGTCGATCCTGCCCCCGGACGCGCACATCACCGGCACACCGTTCTCGGTGATCTTCGGTCTGACGTACAACTTCATCCCGTTCATGTGCCTCCCGCTCTACTCCACGCTCGAGCGGCTGGACATCCGGCTGCTCGAGGCCGGACAGGACCTGTACGCGAGCCCGTGGACGACCTTCCGCAAGGTCACCGTGCCGCTGTCGATGCCGGGCATCGTCTCCGGGACGCTGCTCACGTTCATCCCGGCGGCCGGCGACTACATCAACGCATCGCAGGACTTCCTCGGCGCCGCCGACACCTCGATGATCGGAAACGTCATCGAGAGCAACTTCCTCGTGCTGCAGAACTATCCGACGGCGGCGGCGATGTCGGTCGTGCTGATGGCCGTCATCCTCGTGATCGTCGGCGTGTACGTGCGACGGAGTGGGACGGAGGAGCTGCTGTGA
- a CDS encoding ABC transporter ATP-binding protein, producing MAKGVFAESGADLRLEGIKKRFPGFTAIEELDLTIPAGSFFALLGPSGCGKTTTLRLVAGLEEPTEGRILIGGQDVTRTKPFQRPVNTVFQSYALFPHMTILENVAFGLRRRRIGDPVAKAHEALRLVELDHLAARRSAQLSGGQQQRVALARAVVNRPALLLLDEPLGALDLKLRRQMQLELKSIQTEVGLTFVHVTHDQEEAMTMADTVAVMNKGRIEQMGSPEILYELPATVFVANFLGQSNLFAGPVQESGGETIGVDVGGERIQVPRSRAQRTSGYVTVGVRPEKLTLHETPETIPSGANRLGPGRVTDVSFSGVSTQYLVDVPGLGTIVVFAQNTTSGPVAALGAEVWVAWDPGHTFVLADEPPADGRFSDDADTQAIAAQARERMLTELEEA from the coding sequence ATGGCCAAGGGAGTTTTCGCCGAGTCCGGCGCCGACCTGCGCCTGGAAGGCATCAAGAAGAGGTTCCCCGGCTTCACCGCCATCGAGGAGCTCGACCTCACCATCCCGGCCGGCTCGTTCTTCGCGCTGCTCGGGCCGAGTGGATGCGGCAAGACGACGACCCTGCGCCTGGTCGCCGGGCTGGAGGAACCGACGGAGGGGCGCATCCTCATCGGCGGTCAGGATGTGACACGCACCAAGCCGTTCCAGCGGCCCGTGAACACGGTGTTCCAGAGCTACGCGCTGTTCCCGCACATGACGATCCTCGAGAACGTCGCATTCGGCCTCCGCCGCCGCCGCATCGGCGACCCGGTCGCGAAGGCGCATGAAGCGCTGCGTCTGGTCGAGCTCGACCACCTCGCGGCCCGACGGTCGGCGCAGCTCTCCGGCGGTCAGCAGCAGCGCGTCGCCCTGGCCCGCGCGGTCGTGAACCGGCCGGCGCTGCTCCTGCTCGACGAGCCCCTCGGCGCGCTCGACCTGAAGCTCCGCCGGCAGATGCAGCTGGAGCTCAAGTCGATCCAGACCGAGGTCGGCCTGACCTTCGTGCACGTCACGCACGACCAGGAGGAGGCCATGACCATGGCCGACACGGTCGCCGTGATGAACAAGGGACGGATCGAGCAGATGGGCTCGCCCGAGATCCTGTACGAGCTCCCGGCGACCGTGTTCGTCGCGAACTTCCTCGGCCAGTCGAACCTGTTCGCGGGTCCTGTGCAGGAGTCCGGCGGCGAGACGATCGGCGTCGACGTCGGCGGGGAGCGCATCCAGGTTCCCCGGTCGCGTGCGCAGCGCACCAGCGGCTACGTCACGGTCGGCGTCCGCCCGGAGAAGCTGACGCTGCACGAGACGCCGGAGACCATCCCGTCCGGCGCCAACCGCCTCGGCCCCGGCCGCGTCACCGACGTGTCGTTCAGCGGGGTGAGTACGCAGTACCTCGTCGACGTGCCCGGCCTCGGGACGATCGTGGTCTTCGCGCAGAACACCACCAGCGGACCCGTCGCCGCCCTCGGCGCCGAGGTCTGGGTCGCCTGGGACCCCGGTCACACGTTCGTGCTCGCGGACGAGCCGCCGGCCGACGGCCGGTTCTCCGACGACGCCGACACGCAGGCGATCGCCGCGCAGGCGCGCGAGCGGATGCTGACGGAGCTGGAGGAGGCGTAG
- a CDS encoding ABC transporter substrate-binding protein — protein sequence MKPSNLPQDPMIRQLVQSARASQLTRRGLLAGAGAGAAALALAACSTGGASGKPTPAKDESATDKSLTWANWQAYLDQDDAGKYPTLEAFEKQSGLKVKYDVAVDDNNTYYAKVKDQLALGKDIGADTVCLTDWMIARWIRLGYVQAFDESAIPNKKNLVANLQDVDFDPGRKKSLPWQSGFAGICWNKEKLPGGLKSVDDLWKSELKGKVGVLSEMRDTMGLILMQQGVDISKDFSDAEFEKGIDTITKQVSNGQIRNIKGNSYLNDLKSGDTLAAICWSGDITQLNAEAGDNWQFAIPEAGGTLWSDNFVIPIGSSQKANAEKLIDYYYQPEVAAEVAAWVNYITPVEGAKEAATKIDPELADNQLIFPDEETLSKVKIFRSLTPAEEQKYQAAFQKVILGA from the coding sequence GTGAAACCGAGCAACCTTCCGCAAGACCCGATGATCCGTCAGCTCGTGCAGTCGGCGCGTGCGTCGCAGCTCACGCGGCGCGGCCTCCTCGCTGGTGCGGGAGCCGGTGCTGCGGCCCTCGCCCTCGCCGCCTGCTCCACGGGCGGAGCGAGCGGCAAGCCCACTCCGGCCAAGGACGAGTCGGCCACCGACAAGTCCCTCACCTGGGCGAACTGGCAGGCGTACCTCGACCAGGACGACGCGGGCAAGTATCCGACGCTCGAGGCGTTCGAGAAGCAGAGCGGCCTCAAGGTCAAGTACGACGTCGCCGTCGACGACAACAACACCTACTACGCCAAGGTGAAGGACCAGCTCGCCCTCGGCAAGGACATCGGCGCCGACACCGTCTGTCTGACGGACTGGATGATCGCCCGGTGGATCCGCCTCGGCTACGTGCAGGCGTTCGACGAGTCCGCCATCCCGAACAAGAAGAACCTGGTGGCGAACCTCCAGGACGTCGACTTCGACCCCGGACGCAAGAAGTCCCTCCCGTGGCAGAGCGGATTCGCCGGCATCTGCTGGAACAAGGAGAAGCTCCCGGGCGGCCTCAAGTCGGTCGACGACCTCTGGAAGTCCGAGCTCAAGGGCAAGGTCGGTGTGCTCAGCGAGATGCGCGACACGATGGGCCTCATCCTGATGCAGCAGGGCGTCGACATCTCGAAGGACTTCAGCGACGCGGAGTTCGAGAAGGGGATCGACACCATCACCAAGCAGGTGAGCAACGGGCAGATCCGCAACATCAAGGGCAACTCGTACCTCAACGACCTCAAGTCGGGCGACACCCTCGCCGCGATCTGCTGGTCGGGCGACATCACCCAGCTCAACGCCGAGGCCGGCGACAACTGGCAGTTCGCCATCCCGGAGGCGGGCGGCACCCTGTGGAGCGACAACTTCGTCATCCCGATCGGCTCGTCGCAGAAGGCGAACGCCGAGAAGCTGATCGACTACTACTACCAGCCGGAGGTGGCGGCCGAGGTCGCCGCCTGGGTGAACTACATCACCCCGGTCGAGGGCGCCAAGGAGGCGGCCACGAAGATCGACCCGGAGCTCGCGGACAACCAGCTGATCTTCCCCGACGAGGAGACCCTGTCGAAGGTGAAGATCTTCCGGTCGCTCACCCCGGCCGAGGAGCAGAAGTACCAGGCGGCGTTCCAGAAAGTGATCCTGGGGGCCTGA